One Halobacteriovorax sp. GB3 genomic window carries:
- the ruvC gene encoding crossover junction endodeoxyribonuclease RuvC — MIILGIDPGSRKAGYAVIEVQGKKMKYIESGVMRYDGVKEFVDRLGHIYDSCEELIEKHQPSEIAIESLIYVKSVTSLAKLAQARGAMIAAFMKTNKGKVFEYSPNLIKSAVSGYGHASKEGIDKALTMIFGKKEFKTHDESDALAIAVCHALNRNMRQLTNKKAVASSRGRTLKQVFKDRA, encoded by the coding sequence ATGATTATTCTAGGAATTGACCCTGGTTCAAGAAAAGCTGGTTATGCAGTTATTGAAGTTCAGGGAAAAAAAATGAAATATATAGAATCAGGCGTTATGCGCTATGATGGTGTTAAAGAATTTGTTGATCGCCTCGGTCACATCTATGACTCTTGTGAAGAGTTAATTGAAAAGCATCAACCATCTGAAATCGCGATTGAATCTCTTATCTATGTTAAAAGTGTCACTTCTCTTGCCAAACTAGCACAAGCTAGGGGTGCAATGATTGCAGCTTTTATGAAAACCAATAAGGGAAAAGTTTTTGAGTATTCTCCAAACTTAATTAAATCAGCAGTTTCAGGATATGGGCATGCATCCAAAGAAGGGATTGATAAGGCCCTTACAATGATTTTTGGAAAGAAAGAATTTAAAACTCACGATGAGTCAGATGCACTTGCAATAGCAGTTTGTCATGCTCTCAATCGGAATATGAGACAGCTCACAAATAAGAAGGCCGTTGCATCGTCGAGAGGAAGAACTCTAAAACAAGTTTTTAAGGATAGAGCATGA